A single genomic interval of Anopheles marshallii chromosome 2, idAnoMarsDA_429_01, whole genome shotgun sequence harbors:
- the LOC128709536 gene encoding uncharacterized protein ZK1073.1 isoform X1, whose translation MIEIKERSCFIHIDVPGHADNAPNLADSFQFPSLQLLGEELVTVLDFLHVKYVIGIGEGAGANVLARFGLAHPSRCLGLILINVTGSAASVLDVFKTKFISWKGDEVGQSAEDFLLYHKFGYVFSEQLVGDNPDKEKIVSEFQSRLHSSLNSKNLKQYVKAFMSRKDLPLKNCKVDLLLITGIMSPYASVVEKLYKDLNKEKVTLLKVERAGDVLADAPAKVAQSILLFCKGQGLLTSVAMPGVDRNRAFSTSSGGSTEGSTGARRLSRGMSMEDYDKPNIRRLSVTINEQLPPIKK comes from the exons ATGATTGAAATCAAAGAACGGTCGTGCTTCATCCACATCGATGTACCCGGCCATGCGGATAATGCGCCCAATTTGGCCGACTC GTTCCAGTTCCCGTCGCTGCAGCTGTTGGGCGAAGAGTTGGTCACGGTGCTTGACTTCCTGCACGTGAAGTACGTGATCGGTATCGGTGAGGGTGCGGGTGCAAACGTACTGGCCCGTTTCGGACTCGCCCATCCATCCCGGTGCCTCGGGCTCATACTGATCAACGTAACCGGTTCGGCCGCGTCCGTACTGGACGTGTTCAAGACGAAGTTCATCTCGTGGAAGGGTGACGAAGTTGGCCAATCGGCCGAGGATTTCCTGCTGTATCACAAGTTTGGCTAC GTTTTCTCCGAG CAACTGGTGGGTGACAATCCGGACAAGGAGAAGATTGTGTCCGAGTTCCAGAGCCGCCTGCACAGCTCGCTGAACAGCAAGAATCTAAAGCAATACGTCAAAGCATTTATGTC GCGCAAAGATTTACCTCTGAAGAACTGTAAGGTTGATTTGCTGCTGATCACCGGTATTATGAGCCCGTACGCTAGCGTCGTCGAGAAGCTGTACAAGGATCTGAACAAGGAGAAGGTCACACTGCTCAAGGTGGAACGAGCTGGCGACGTGTTGGCCGATGCT CCCGCCAAAGTGGCACAGTCGATTCTGCTGTTCTGCAAGGGCCAGGGTTTGCTAACCTCGGTGGCGATGCCCGGTGTCGATCGGAACCGTGCGTTCTCGACCAGCTCCGGCGGTTCAACCGAAGGATCAACCGGTGCGAGACGTCTGTCCCGTGGCATGTCCATGGAGGACTACGATAAGCCCAACATTCGACGACTAAGTGTTACGATCAACGAGCAGTTGCCACCGATCAAGAAATAG
- the LOC128707238 gene encoding uncharacterized protein LOC128707238, which yields MDRKAAFLTSELPRRILLYCPELDGEGSFSDVNLTTPDHLDGFMSTIHKLSFNYESKDKSDTRTLNLMVKVMKGSDEFRESSMGKTQFTNEIYIYTKVLPVFQELLETTESGLAGDWCPKVYYGEAGHFPTYSDQYETILVLEDISPFGYKAGPRLDLEEEHLRMMARHIASFHACTYAMRIRKDERLAALIDGIVPLDFVSGDKTFTSYDVLLRLGANRLYHYLDTHPEQLDSVGFKQDIENMRRRYEATPIRLMQDLLRKDDVFSVILHGDYNRNNVLFRTDANGKPIGLKMFDFQENRFATPVIDLTFFMYMSMTEDLRDRCWDEVVLEYHTTLLDSLAVILKVSKDDTLLDPYRLEPFLEHFKQHAMYGVIVTLHFLPWMMCPEEECEQLSYHFARDVHSTELAHWTMVCGGEKVDKRLVGVLRHASRKGYFDIVKQ from the exons ATGGACCGCAAAGCAGCATTTCTCACCAGCGAGCTGCCACGAAGAATTCTGCTTTACTGTCCGGAATTGGATGGCGAAGGATCGTTTTCGGATGTAAATCTAACAACGCCGGACCATTTGGATGGTTTTATGTCGACAATCCATAAGTTATCGTTCAACTACGAGAGCAAGGACAAAAG tGACACGAGAACGCTGAATCTAATGGTGAAAGTAATGAAGGGAAGTGATGAGTTCCGTGAATCATCCATGGGAAAGACACAGTTCACGAATGAAATCTACATCTACACGAAGGTGCTGCCCGTGTTCCAAGAGCTGTTGGAAACGACCGAAAGCGGTTTGGCCGGAGACTGGTGTCCGAAAGTGTACTATGGAGAAGCGGGTCACTTCCCAACCTACAGCGATCAGTATGAAACTATACTTGTGCTGGAAGACATTTCCCCGTTCGGCTACAAGGCGGGACCCCGGTTGGATCTGGAGGAAGAACATCTGCGCATGATGGCACGGCATATCGCATCGTTTCATGCGTGTACGTACGCGATGCGTATCCGAAAGGACGAGCGATTAGCAGCACTGATTGACGGAATTGTTCCGTTAGACTTTGTGTCCGGTGATAAAACCTTCACCAGTTACGATGTATTGCTAAGACTGGGTGCAAACAGATTGTACCACTATCTGGACACACACCCCGAACAGCTAGATAGTGTTGGATTCAAGCAAGACATCGAAAACATGCGCCGTCGCTACGAGGCCACTCCGATACGGTTGATGCAGGATTTACTACGCAAAGATGACGTATTCTCGGTCATTCTGCACGGTGACTACAACCGTAATAATGTGCTATTCCGGACGGACGCCAACGGTAAACCGATCGGATTGAAAATGTTCGATTTTCAGGAGAATCGTTTCGCAACGCCTGTGATCGACTTGACGTTCTTTATGTACATGAGCATGACGGAGGATCTGCGTGACAGATGTTGGGATGAGGTGGTGCTAGAATATCATACCACACTTCTCGATAGTCTCGCGGTAATTTTGAAGGTATCAAAAGACGACACACTGCTAGATCCGTATCGTTTAGAACCGTTTTTGGAACATTTCAAGCAGCATGCAATGTATGGAGTGATTGTAACACTACACTTTCTGCCATGGATGATGTGTCCGGAGGAGGAATGCGAACAGTTGTCGTACCATTTTGCGCGGGATGTACACTCCACGGAGTTGGCCCACTGGACCATGGTTTGTGGTGGGGAGAAGGTGGACAAACGGTTGGTCGGTGTGCTGCGCCATGCTAGCCGTAAAGGATATTTTGATATAGTGAAACAATAG
- the LOC128717883 gene encoding tubulin alpha chain-like, producing MVDGSNTVMPRRNRETMSIHIGQAGIQMGEAIWTQYGLEHGIGKDGQRIATEKDGGDFSFTECPTFYSDNGEGRYVPRAIFIDTEPMVIDQLQTADIGELFNPEYLIRGKEDAANNYARGYYTLSHTTLAGAMEAVRQIAEDADNLQGMILYHSCGGGTGSGVAAHLLQEFAEEFPRKCRLSFSVYPSPYLCTSVVEPYNTVLVTHRTMSCMECSFLMDNQAIYNICSARLSIARPSYTNLNQLIGQVVSGVTASLRFGGDLNVDMSEFQTNLVPYPRLHFPVISFAPIIACENVNHERLDIGALTKQLFQPDSQMVRCGLAGCDKYMACCLLYRGHILPKDINEAIANIKATRSVRFVDWCPTGFKIGINSMTPKMAPNGDLAPVRRCVTMLASRTAVSDAWSNIDEKFDMMYRKRAFVHWYLGEGMELYEFNEARENLACLEMDYREAGLTDTQSDIAEY from the exons ATGGTAGATGGTAGTAATACAGTGATG CCACGGCGTAATCGTGAAACAATGTCCATCCACATCGGACAGGCCGGTATTCAGATGGGCGAAGCAATCTGGACGCAGTACGGTTTGGAGCATGGCATTGGCAAGGACGGACAACGGATAGCAACGGAAAAGGATGGCGGggacttttcgttcaccgaaTGTCCCACATTCTATTCGGATAACGGTGAAGGACGCTATGTACCGAGGGCTATATTTATCGACACCGAACCAATGGTGATAG atcaaCTTCAAACAGCCGACATAGGAGAACTGTTTAATCCGGAGTATCTGATACGCGGTAAGGAAGATGCCGCTAATAACTATGCCCGTGGGTATTACACACTATCGCACACTACGCTGGCCGGTGCAATGGAAGCCGTGCGACAGATTGCAGAAGATGCGGACAACCTGCAGGGTATGATTTTATATCACTCGTGCGGTGGTGGGACCGGTTCGGGAGTTGCGGCCCATCTGCTCCAGGAGTTTGCGGAGGAGTTCCCGCGAAAGTGTCGCCTATCGTTCTCGGTGTATCCTTCGCCGTATCTCTGCACAAGCGTAGTCGAACCGTACAATACCGTGCTAGTGACGCACCGGACGATGAGCTGCATGGAGTGTTCGTTTTTGATGGACAATCAAGCGATTTACAATATTTGCAGCGCAAG GTTGTCGATTGCGAGACCTAGTTATACGAACTTAAACCAGCTCATCGGTCAGGTTGTGTCGGGAGTGACGGCTTCTTTGCGATTTGGAGGTGATCTTAACGTAGACATGAGCGAATTCCAAACCAATCTCGTCCCATATCCCAGGTTACATTTCCCGGTGATATCATTTGCTCCTATTATTGCCTGTGAAAATGTAAATCATGAAA GGCTTGACATTGGAGCGCTAACGAAGCAACTGTTCCAACCGGACTCTCAGATGGTGCGATGTGGACTGGCGGGATGTGATAAATACATGGCATGCTGTTTGCTCTACCGCGGACACATACTTCCAAAAGACATAAATGAAGCCATTGCAAACATCAAGGCCACACGCAGCGTACGGTTCGTCGATTGGTGTCCCACAGGGTTCAAG ATCGGTATCAATTCGATGACCCCGAAAATGGCACCCAATGGTGACCTAGCGCCCGTAAGACGGTGCGTAACGATGCTCGCCTCTCGGACGGCCGTTTCGGACGCGTGGAGCAACATTGACGAGAAGTTCGACATGATGTACCGGAAGCGTGCGTTCGTCCACTGGTATCTCGGCGAGGGTATGGAGCTGTACGAGTTTAACGAAGCCCGAGAAAATCTCGCTTGTCTCGAAATGGACTATCGTGAGGCGGGCTTAACAG ACACGCAGAGTGACATCGCGGAATATTAG
- the LOC128709536 gene encoding uncharacterized protein ZK1073.1 isoform X2: MIEIKERSCFIHIDVPGHADNAPNLADSFQFPSLQLLGEELVTVLDFLHVKYVIGIGEGAGANVLARFGLAHPSRCLGLILINVTGSAASVLDVFKTKFISWKGDEVGQSAEDFLLYHKFGYQLVGDNPDKEKIVSEFQSRLHSSLNSKNLKQYVKAFMSRKDLPLKNCKVDLLLITGIMSPYASVVEKLYKDLNKEKVTLLKVERAGDVLADAPAKVAQSILLFCKGQGLLTSVAMPGVDRNRAFSTSSGGSTEGSTGARRLSRGMSMEDYDKPNIRRLSVTINEQLPPIKK, from the exons ATGATTGAAATCAAAGAACGGTCGTGCTTCATCCACATCGATGTACCCGGCCATGCGGATAATGCGCCCAATTTGGCCGACTC GTTCCAGTTCCCGTCGCTGCAGCTGTTGGGCGAAGAGTTGGTCACGGTGCTTGACTTCCTGCACGTGAAGTACGTGATCGGTATCGGTGAGGGTGCGGGTGCAAACGTACTGGCCCGTTTCGGACTCGCCCATCCATCCCGGTGCCTCGGGCTCATACTGATCAACGTAACCGGTTCGGCCGCGTCCGTACTGGACGTGTTCAAGACGAAGTTCATCTCGTGGAAGGGTGACGAAGTTGGCCAATCGGCCGAGGATTTCCTGCTGTATCACAAGTTTGGCTAC CAACTGGTGGGTGACAATCCGGACAAGGAGAAGATTGTGTCCGAGTTCCAGAGCCGCCTGCACAGCTCGCTGAACAGCAAGAATCTAAAGCAATACGTCAAAGCATTTATGTC GCGCAAAGATTTACCTCTGAAGAACTGTAAGGTTGATTTGCTGCTGATCACCGGTATTATGAGCCCGTACGCTAGCGTCGTCGAGAAGCTGTACAAGGATCTGAACAAGGAGAAGGTCACACTGCTCAAGGTGGAACGAGCTGGCGACGTGTTGGCCGATGCT CCCGCCAAAGTGGCACAGTCGATTCTGCTGTTCTGCAAGGGCCAGGGTTTGCTAACCTCGGTGGCGATGCCCGGTGTCGATCGGAACCGTGCGTTCTCGACCAGCTCCGGCGGTTCAACCGAAGGATCAACCGGTGCGAGACGTCTGTCCCGTGGCATGTCCATGGAGGACTACGATAAGCCCAACATTCGACGACTAAGTGTTACGATCAACGAGCAGTTGCCACCGATCAAGAAATAG